The Phycisphaeraceae bacterium genome contains the following window.
ACCTGCCATTTCCATTCATGCGCTCGAATCCATCGCCGAGCGCGAGCGCCGGGTGCGGGCAGTTTCTCCTTGTTCGGCGCGAGTGGTGGAGCCGATCCGGCGGTCATGCCGCGTTCCGCGCTTCGATGCACGATGGCATTCGCCTTCCGCGCTCGGTGCGGGCCGCCGGTGGGCGCAGTGATCTCTTTGATGGCACATCGCTTGTGTCCTGCCGCATGTACCGCGATGCGTCGACCTGTTGGCGCGGCTTCGCCAAGAACGCCTATGAGGGGCTTGGCTCCTTCACCGTGCTCTGCGTCTTCACGCTTCTGCATCTGCTCGGTCATGTCCTTCCATGGATCTGGCTGATCGTGGCGCTGGTCACGGGCCACTGGCAGGCGCCCGAGATGGCGCTGGCCCTGACGGCGATCGGATTAGCCCTTGGAAGTCGGCTGCTTCTGGCGAGGCGATTCCGGCAGTCATTGGTCGGGGTGGTGCTCCATCCTGTGGGCCTGCTCCTCGTCACGGCGATTCAGTGGCACAGCTTCAAGCTTCATCGCTCAGGGCGCCGCGAATGGCGCGGCCGAGTGAGCGGGAGTTTGCAGCAGGACCCGGCCTCTGGCATGCTCTCAGGGCATGGATGAACGCTCCATCGAGGAGGCGCTCCGGAAGCTCGAGGCACGACTCGAGCGGTTGGAGCAGCGCCTCGGTGACGCTCGCGGGGACCATCATGCACCGCCACCACCGCCGCCGCCGCTCACTGGGCCCGCGCCTTTGCTGGCTGAGCACGAGCCGCCAAGCGCGCCCGCGCAGCCTCCTCTTGCGGCCGTCGCGCCGCCGCTTGCTTCGGTTGCGCCATCGCAGTCGGGCCACGCGCCGCCGCTTGCTTCGGTTGCGCCATCGCAGTCGGGCCACGCGCCGCCACTTGCGTCGGTTGCGCCATCACAGTCGGGCCACGCGCCGCCACTTGCGTCGGCAATACCGCTCGTGGCAGCGCAGCTCGGCGTTCGACAGGACCCCGCCGTCGAGGCGCGTCGAGCACGCGGTGGGCCCGAGCTTTCCGAACAGCTGGTCGGCGGTCGACTGGCCGCGTGGATCGGCGCGCTGCTGGTCATGCTCGCGGCGGGCGTCTTCGTGAAGTACGCCTATGACCAGGGCTGGCTCCAGCGCCTGGGTGGCCTCGGGCGTTTCTCCGCGGCGACAGCGGGGGCGCTGCTGCTGATCGGGCTCGGTGAGTTTGCTCGTCATCGCTGGGGGCGCGCGGCTGCGGCCGGTCTCTTCGCGGCTGGCGTCGGGTCGCTCTTCGTCATTGTCGCCGCGGGGACACAGCCCAATGTCATGAAGGTCTATGGACCCGGCGGGGCGGCGCTCAATGCCCTGCTCGCCTGCGCCCTCGGAGTGATCGTCTCGCGGCGATCAGGATTGCAATCGGTCGGTGTCGTCAGCATCCTCGGCGCCTATCT
Protein-coding sequences here:
- a CDS encoding glycosyltransferase, which codes for MTVWLILLIIAVAITAFSAVMVVINLSVFPAVGPRAVPPAAEPQSAGDVDPHEPLVSICIPARNEAENIEACVRGLLAQRGASVELLIYDDGSTDGTGEIAARLAAEDARVRLVNTVPLPAGWNGKQHGCQRMGEAARGSWLLFTDADVRFEPDAVAVALSEASRLRADLVSTFPRQITGSLVERLVVPFIHFILLSYLPFPFMRSNPSPSASAGCGQFLLVRREWWSRSGGHAAFRASMHDGIRLPRSVRAAGGRSDLFDGTSLVSCRMYRDASTCWRGFAKNAYEGLGSFTVLCVFTLLHLLGHVLPWIWLIVALVTGHWQAPEMALALTAIGLALGSRLLLARRFRQSLVGVVLHPVGLLLVTAIQWHSFKLHRSGRREWRGRVSGSLQQDPASGMLSGHG